Proteins from a single region of Streptomyces spectabilis:
- a CDS encoding ATP-grasp domain-containing protein: MQPQDRTRPVIAAPARVWMLVRQQPTALRRSTRELADALADAHGERFAVWHTDELLFGVQGGRLVLRTLGGAELPAPDVVCVRQVAGPMRDDREVTLLRHLERMGSILVNGVGAHLNSRNKIWQLQELALAGLPVPDTLSYATAPLEGVVRSLGTEGACVVKTVSGCKGTQVFLAPDARMLRAVAGSLQQDVPFLFQEHVAHSHGRTLRVIVVDGEPVDAVLHTSDNGGLTANIAKGGSAALCRGRYPRAEALAVDAARALGLDIAGVDLLFASEDTYTVCEVNAVPGWRPAMDAVVPAITACVNRRLAARSEGAGGKSMDDQVRALR; the protein is encoded by the coding sequence GTGCAGCCACAGGACCGTACCCGCCCGGTGATCGCGGCGCCCGCGCGCGTATGGATGCTGGTGCGGCAGCAGCCCACCGCGCTGCGCAGGTCCACGCGTGAACTCGCCGACGCCCTCGCGGACGCCCACGGCGAGCGTTTCGCGGTGTGGCACACCGACGAGCTGCTCTTCGGCGTCCAGGGCGGCCGCCTGGTCCTGCGCACCCTCGGCGGCGCGGAACTGCCCGCTCCCGACGTGGTGTGCGTACGCCAGGTGGCGGGGCCCATGCGCGACGACCGCGAGGTGACCCTACTGCGGCACCTGGAGCGCATGGGCAGCATCCTCGTCAACGGCGTCGGCGCCCACCTCAACAGCCGCAACAAGATCTGGCAGCTGCAAGAACTCGCCCTGGCGGGCCTTCCGGTGCCCGACACCCTCTCCTACGCCACCGCGCCGCTCGAAGGGGTCGTCCGCAGCCTCGGCACGGAGGGGGCGTGCGTGGTGAAGACCGTCAGCGGCTGCAAGGGCACGCAGGTGTTCCTCGCTCCCGACGCCCGGATGCTGCGCGCGGTGGCGGGCAGCCTCCAGCAGGACGTCCCGTTCCTGTTCCAGGAGCATGTGGCGCACTCCCACGGCCGTACCCTGCGCGTCATCGTGGTGGACGGCGAGCCGGTGGACGCCGTCCTGCACACCTCCGACAACGGCGGCCTCACCGCCAACATCGCGAAGGGCGGCTCCGCCGCGCTGTGCCGGGGGCGCTACCCGCGCGCGGAGGCGCTCGCGGTGGACGCGGCCCGCGCCCTGGGCCTGGACATCGCCGGGGTGGACCTGCTGTTCGCCTCCGAAGACACCTACACCGTCTGCGAGGTCAACGCCGTCCCGGGCTGGCGCCCGGCGATGGACGCGGTCGTCCCCGCCATCACCGCCTGTGTGAACCGTCGTCTGGCCGCCAGGAGCGAAGGTGCCGGGGGAAAATCGATGGACGACCAGGTTCGGGCGCTGCGATAG
- a CDS encoding serine hydrolase domain-containing protein, with the protein MADVQGTYDDLFTAVPEALAALLDSGDAGASAAVFVDGEPVVDVWGGFTDAARTTPWQGDTLVNSWSVTKTMTALCALILADRGELDLEAPVARYWPEFAAAGKEAVLVRHLLAHTAGLPDWEGPVDELYDWQAATARLAAQAPRWEPGTAAGYHSLTQGFLVGEVVRRITGRGPGGFFADEVAGPLGADFHLGLPAEHDGRVALTVPPLSRDEDYAASAPGPGSAPSAATAIRVRDGNSVAWRRAEIPAASGFGNARSVALVQSVLACGGAVGEVRLLSKAGCDRAWEEQFHGEDRVLGTSVRYGMGYGLFGTTYGWGGWGGSLVMVEPDARMAVAYVTNQMRGPEDDNRGLEVVMAAYDGLMGLRA; encoded by the coding sequence ATGGCCGACGTTCAGGGCACATATGATGATCTGTTCACCGCCGTCCCCGAAGCCCTCGCGGCGCTTCTCGACTCGGGGGACGCGGGAGCCTCGGCAGCCGTCTTCGTGGACGGCGAGCCGGTGGTCGACGTCTGGGGCGGCTTCACCGACGCGGCCCGTACGACTCCCTGGCAGGGTGACACCCTCGTCAACTCCTGGTCGGTCACCAAGACGATGACGGCGCTGTGCGCCCTGATCCTGGCCGACCGCGGCGAGCTCGACCTGGAGGCGCCGGTCGCACGGTACTGGCCGGAGTTCGCGGCGGCGGGCAAGGAGGCCGTCCTCGTCCGGCACCTGCTCGCGCACACCGCGGGCCTGCCCGACTGGGAGGGCCCGGTCGACGAGCTGTACGACTGGCAGGCGGCCACGGCACGCCTGGCCGCGCAGGCGCCGCGCTGGGAGCCGGGCACCGCCGCCGGATACCACTCGCTCACCCAGGGGTTCCTGGTCGGCGAGGTCGTGCGCCGGATCACCGGGCGCGGCCCCGGCGGGTTCTTCGCCGATGAGGTGGCCGGGCCGCTGGGCGCGGACTTCCACCTGGGTCTTCCCGCCGAGCACGACGGACGGGTCGCGCTCACCGTGCCGCCGCTGTCCCGGGACGAGGACTACGCGGCGAGCGCGCCGGGCCCCGGCTCGGCCCCGTCGGCCGCGACCGCGATCCGGGTACGCGACGGCAACAGCGTCGCCTGGCGGCGTGCGGAGATCCCCGCCGCGAGCGGATTCGGCAACGCCCGCTCGGTCGCGCTCGTCCAGTCGGTCCTCGCGTGCGGGGGAGCGGTGGGCGAGGTGCGGCTGCTCTCGAAGGCGGGCTGCGACCGCGCGTGGGAGGAGCAGTTCCACGGCGAGGACCGCGTCCTGGGCACCTCGGTGCGGTACGGCATGGGCTACGGCCTGTTCGGCACCACCTACGGCTGGGGCGGCTGGGGCGGTTCCCTCGTGATGGTCGAGCCCGACGCCCGCATGGCGGTGGCCTACGTGACGAACCAGATGCGCGGCCCCGAAGACGACAACCGGGGCCTGGAAGTCGTGATGGCCGCCTACGACGGGCTCATGGGCCTGCGCGCCTGA
- a CDS encoding class I SAM-dependent methyltransferase, with the protein MTAETAYHGEMGEQFAAQATDSVYHAYTDRPAMLELAGDVRGLRVLDLGCGGGHYAAAFLERGAAHVTGVEGSQSLLAAARERVGERAVLRRHDLEEPLDFLRDEVFDVVVMALVLHHVEAREQLLAEVRRVLRPGGTLLVSTTHPTSDWTYFGGSYFADDRVELPFGDGFTLTYRRMTLEVFLGELLGAGFLVEKLVEPRAMEEARRVDPRRYDKTHRQPLFLAVRLRRPCRHPRAERP; encoded by the coding sequence ATGACAGCTGAGACCGCGTACCACGGTGAGATGGGCGAGCAGTTCGCCGCGCAGGCCACGGACAGCGTGTACCACGCGTACACCGATCGCCCGGCGATGCTCGAACTGGCCGGTGATGTGCGGGGGCTGCGGGTCCTCGACCTCGGATGCGGGGGCGGGCACTACGCCGCCGCGTTCCTGGAGCGGGGAGCCGCGCACGTCACCGGTGTCGAGGGGAGCCAGTCCCTGCTGGCGGCCGCGCGGGAGCGGGTCGGTGAGCGTGCCGTGCTGCGCCGGCACGACCTGGAGGAGCCGCTGGACTTCCTGCGGGACGAGGTGTTCGACGTGGTCGTGATGGCCCTCGTCCTCCACCACGTCGAGGCGCGCGAGCAGTTGCTCGCCGAAGTGCGGCGCGTGCTGCGGCCGGGTGGCACCCTGCTGGTCTCCACGACCCACCCGACCAGCGACTGGACGTACTTCGGCGGGTCCTACTTCGCGGACGACCGGGTGGAGCTGCCGTTCGGTGACGGGTTCACCCTCACGTACCGGCGGATGACCCTCGAGGTCTTCCTCGGCGAACTGCTCGGCGCGGGCTTCCTGGTGGAGAAGCTCGTCGAGCCGAGAGCCATGGAGGAGGCCCGGAGGGTCGATCCGCGCCGGTACGACAAGACCCACCGCCAGCCGCTGTTCCTGGCCGTGAGGCTGCGCCGGCCGTGCAGGCACCCCCGCGCTGAGCGGCCGTGA
- a CDS encoding RidA family protein: MTNDARTLTNPDTLHDPAPFGYSHAASAPGELVFIGGQYASDATGAPVPGDFAAQVELAFERLRSALEGVGLGFEHVVRLGTYIVDHDVDKLGDLGKTLHAHFGDRLPAQTLSGVASLALPGMLFEVDAVAVRPVG; the protein is encoded by the coding sequence ATGACGAACGACGCCCGCACCCTCACCAACCCCGACACGCTCCACGACCCGGCCCCCTTCGGTTACAGCCACGCCGCATCGGCGCCCGGCGAACTCGTCTTCATCGGCGGCCAGTACGCCTCCGACGCCACCGGCGCCCCGGTGCCCGGTGACTTCGCCGCCCAGGTCGAGCTGGCCTTCGAGCGGCTGAGATCGGCCCTGGAAGGGGTGGGTCTCGGCTTCGAGCACGTCGTGCGTCTCGGCACGTACATCGTGGACCACGACGTCGACAAGCTCGGCGACCTCGGCAAGACGCTCCACGCCCACTTCGGGGACCGCCTCCCGGCGCAGACGCTCAGCGGGGTCGCCTCGCTCGCGCTGCCGGGCATGCTCTTCGAGGTCGACGCGGTCGCCGTCCGCCCCGTCGGCTAG
- a CDS encoding M15 family metallopeptidase: protein MSEIILMSDPRVAAIPVTECGEQLVNVRTDGGLRVDDRQRDPDDGFAHLRPADAFAQLRAGVLERLLKAQSLLPPEVRLLFVEGYRPLALQRAYFEEYTDELRALHPDWPAERLHAAASRYVSPPEISPHSAGAAVDLTLADADGRELDLGTRMNADPEESEGACYTDALNISARARAHRELLGSVLTAAGLVNYPTEWWHWSYGDRYWALLTGADAARYGPTEHTSTA from the coding sequence ATGAGCGAGATCATTCTGATGTCGGATCCGAGGGTCGCCGCGATACCCGTCACCGAGTGCGGCGAACAGCTCGTCAACGTACGGACCGACGGCGGTCTGCGCGTCGACGACCGGCAGCGGGACCCGGACGACGGCTTCGCCCACCTGCGGCCCGCGGACGCCTTCGCCCAACTGCGCGCAGGCGTCCTGGAGCGCCTACTGAAGGCCCAGTCGCTGCTCCCGCCCGAGGTGCGGCTGCTGTTCGTCGAGGGATACCGGCCGCTCGCGCTGCAGCGCGCGTACTTCGAGGAGTACACCGACGAACTGCGGGCGCTGCACCCCGACTGGCCCGCCGAGCGGCTCCACGCGGCGGCGAGCCGGTACGTGTCGCCGCCGGAGATCTCCCCGCACAGCGCGGGCGCGGCCGTCGACCTCACCCTGGCCGACGCCGACGGACGCGAACTGGACCTGGGCACCCGCATGAACGCGGACCCCGAGGAGAGCGAGGGCGCCTGCTACACCGACGCCCTCAACATCAGCGCCCGGGCCCGCGCCCACCGGGAGCTGCTCGGCTCGGTGCTCACCGCCGCGGGCCTGGTGAACTACCCCACCGAGTGGTGGCACTGGTCCTACGGCGACCGCTACTGGGCCCTGCTCACCGGCGCGGACGCGGCCCGCTACGGTCCGACGGAACACACCTCGACGGCCTGA
- a CDS encoding response regulator transcription factor, with translation MTEATEHRRTVLVVEDDPGVRSTLDQLLRFEGYRVLPAPDGLRGLALIEEEGPDLAVVDVVMPGLDGLALCRMLRRRGDRLPVLVLTARDQIGDRVAGLDAGADDYLAKPFATEELLARIRALLRRTDPPAAAAELLAVGDLTLDPATRQAHRGPHPLDLTKTEFDVLELLLNNPGVVLTRTQIYERIWGYDFDTTSRSLDVYIGYLRRKTERDGAPRVIHTVRNVGYTVRSA, from the coding sequence ATGACTGAGGCAACTGAGCACCGTCGCACGGTCCTGGTCGTCGAGGACGACCCGGGCGTGCGCAGCACCCTGGACCAACTGCTGCGCTTCGAGGGCTACCGCGTCCTGCCGGCCCCCGACGGACTGCGCGGGCTCGCCCTGATCGAGGAGGAGGGCCCCGATCTGGCGGTGGTGGACGTGGTGATGCCGGGCCTGGACGGACTGGCGCTCTGCCGGATGCTGCGCAGGCGCGGCGACCGCCTCCCCGTGCTCGTGCTCACCGCCCGGGACCAGATCGGCGACCGCGTCGCCGGGCTCGACGCCGGGGCCGACGACTACCTCGCGAAGCCCTTCGCCACCGAGGAACTCCTCGCGCGCATCCGCGCGTTGCTGCGCCGCACCGATCCTCCCGCGGCCGCCGCTGAGCTCCTGGCCGTCGGTGACCTCACCCTGGACCCCGCCACCCGCCAGGCCCACCGGGGACCCCACCCGCTCGACCTGACCAAGACCGAGTTCGACGTCCTGGAACTGCTGTTGAACAACCCGGGGGTCGTGCTCACCCGCACCCAGATCTATGAGCGGATATGGGGCTACGACTTCGACACCACGTCGCGCTCCCTCGACGTCTACATCGGCTATCTGCGCCGCAAGACCGAACGCGACGGCGCCCCACGGGTCATCCACACCGTGCGCAACGTCGGCTACACCGTCAGGTCGGCGTGA
- a CDS encoding HAMP domain-containing sensor histidine kinase: MARPLAWLARLALRTKVTLVVVAAVVLAITVTVAASYRSVSELVGNELERGLEDRADTVTTLLAASRKPPVRPDTTEQLLLADGTVRPLSPGRHLLPVSEADRRVARTGAGTNRRDVVVSGREYGVLTKPLPDGGAVMVGQHYQGAVRVENAFLWRVPWTTLAATGLSAVLSWIVLGRILRPVRRLARATGRITTTQDLSTPLPPAGADEIGQLTRSFDAMLGALRRSRAQQQQLVQDASHELRTPLTSVRGSAELLQRARGRLDPQDEEQILTTLVTETTALDELVRELVELATDRYTGEDPTSVDLPAVAEDSAQRYRQRTGRDISVTVEGPVPVRARPRALQRCVDNLLSNAVKFSEAPAPIVLRVDGSRLTVRDHGPGIAPDDRHAVFDRFFRGPRTQSIPGSGLGLAIVHDIITADEGTVFATGATGGGAEVGFQLPPHPKKPAGRSLPFPREHHQ, from the coding sequence ATGGCGCGCCCCCTGGCGTGGCTGGCCCGCCTCGCCCTGCGCACGAAGGTCACCCTCGTGGTCGTCGCGGCGGTCGTGCTCGCCATCACCGTGACCGTCGCCGCGTCCTACCGCAGCGTCAGCGAACTCGTCGGCAACGAGCTGGAGCGCGGGCTCGAAGACCGTGCCGACACGGTCACCACCCTGCTCGCCGCGTCCCGCAAACCGCCGGTGCGCCCCGACACCACCGAGCAGCTGCTGCTCGCCGACGGCACCGTGCGCCCCCTGAGCCCGGGCCGGCACCTGCTGCCGGTCTCGGAGGCGGACCGCCGGGTGGCCCGCACCGGCGCCGGGACCAACCGCCGGGACGTGGTGGTCTCCGGACGTGAGTACGGCGTGCTGACCAAGCCGCTGCCCGACGGGGGAGCGGTCATGGTCGGCCAGCACTACCAAGGCGCCGTACGCGTCGAGAACGCCTTCCTGTGGCGCGTGCCCTGGACCACCCTGGCCGCGACCGGCCTCTCCGCCGTGCTGAGCTGGATCGTCCTGGGCCGCATCCTGCGCCCGGTCCGCCGTCTGGCCCGCGCCACCGGGCGCATCACCACCACCCAGGACCTGTCGACGCCCCTGCCGCCCGCGGGGGCGGACGAGATCGGCCAGCTCACCCGCAGCTTCGACGCCATGCTGGGCGCGCTGCGCCGCTCCCGCGCCCAGCAGCAGCAACTGGTGCAGGACGCGAGCCACGAACTGCGCACCCCCCTGACCTCGGTGCGCGGCAGCGCCGAACTCCTCCAACGGGCCCGCGGCAGGCTCGACCCGCAGGACGAGGAGCAGATCCTCACCACCCTGGTCACCGAGACCACGGCCCTCGACGAGCTCGTCCGCGAACTCGTCGAGCTGGCCACCGACCGGTACACCGGTGAGGACCCGACGAGCGTCGACCTGCCCGCCGTGGCGGAAGACAGCGCGCAGCGCTACCGCCAGCGCACCGGCCGCGACATCTCCGTCACGGTCGAGGGGCCCGTCCCGGTCCGGGCCAGGCCCCGGGCGCTGCAACGCTGCGTCGACAACCTGTTGAGCAACGCCGTCAAGTTCAGCGAGGCCCCCGCGCCCATCGTCCTCCGCGTCGACGGCAGCCGCCTGACGGTACGCGATCACGGCCCCGGCATCGCTCCGGACGACCGGCACGCCGTCTTCGACCGCTTCTTCCGCGGCCCCCGCACCCAGTCCATCCCCGGGTCGGGGCTCGGCCTCGCCATCGTCCACGACATCATCACGGCCGACGAGGGCACCGTCTTCGCCACCGGCGCGACCGGCGGCGGCGCGGAGGTCGGCTTCCAGCTCCCGCCCCACCCGAAGAAGCCCGCCGGGCGGTCGCTACCGTTCCCGCGTGAACACCACCAGTGA
- a CDS encoding acyl--CoA ligase family protein, translated as MHTPLTPLAFLRRSAEVHPDKTAIVHGELRLTYAEFAARATRLAHALRASGVAPGDRVAYLAPNIPELLVAHFGVPLAGGVLVAVNTRLAPAEVRHICDHSGARLLVGDAELLASAGLDTGGLATVREIITVGAGAGAAPGTPYAAFLARGDDNPLPWDVPDENAVIALNYTSGTTGRPKGVMYTHRGAYLNALGEVLHSRHTPDSVYLWTLPMFHCNGWCTAWALTAIGGTHVCLRAVVAEDVWRLLGTEGVTHLNGAPTVLLTLATAPQAHRLRRPLTVTVAGAPPSPTLIRRVEDLGADVVHVYGLTETYGPYAVCEPQPSWDALDGPARHALRARQGVGMIQTDGLRVVDADMCDVPADGTTIGEVVMRGNNVMAGYFEDTEATAEAFRGGWFHSGDLGVRHPDGYVELRDRAKDIIISGGENISTVEVERALDSHPAVHEVAVVGVPDEKWGERPKAFVVLSPAADGVEVTAQDLIDHVRSRLARFKAPDQVEFVARLPKTSTGKIQKYVLRERPGQA; from the coding sequence ATGCATACCCCACTCACCCCGCTGGCCTTCCTGCGCCGCTCCGCCGAGGTCCATCCCGACAAGACAGCGATCGTCCACGGTGAACTGCGCCTCACCTACGCCGAGTTCGCCGCGCGGGCGACCCGGCTCGCGCACGCGTTGCGGGCCTCCGGCGTCGCGCCCGGTGACCGGGTCGCCTATCTCGCCCCGAACATCCCCGAACTGCTCGTGGCGCACTTCGGCGTGCCGCTGGCCGGTGGTGTGCTGGTCGCGGTGAACACCCGCCTCGCGCCGGCGGAGGTCCGCCACATCTGCGACCACTCCGGCGCCCGCCTCCTGGTGGGCGACGCGGAGTTGCTCGCCTCGGCTGGTCTGGACACCGGAGGGCTCGCCACGGTCCGCGAGATCATCACCGTCGGAGCAGGCGCCGGTGCGGCGCCCGGCACGCCGTACGCGGCGTTCCTCGCCCGGGGCGACGACAACCCGCTGCCCTGGGACGTCCCGGACGAGAACGCGGTCATCGCGCTCAACTACACCTCCGGCACGACCGGGCGGCCCAAGGGCGTCATGTACACCCACCGCGGGGCCTACCTCAACGCCCTCGGTGAGGTGCTGCACTCCCGGCACACGCCCGACAGCGTGTATCTGTGGACGCTGCCCATGTTCCACTGCAACGGCTGGTGCACCGCCTGGGCCCTCACGGCGATCGGCGGGACCCATGTGTGCCTGCGCGCGGTGGTCGCCGAGGACGTCTGGCGGCTGCTGGGCACCGAGGGGGTCACGCATCTCAACGGCGCTCCGACCGTGCTGCTCACCCTCGCGACGGCCCCGCAGGCCCACCGGCTGCGGCGCCCGCTCACGGTGACGGTCGCGGGCGCGCCGCCGAGCCCCACCCTGATCCGCCGCGTGGAGGACCTCGGCGCCGACGTGGTCCACGTCTACGGACTCACCGAGACCTACGGCCCGTACGCCGTGTGCGAGCCGCAGCCGTCCTGGGACGCCCTGGACGGCCCGGCGCGCCACGCGCTGCGGGCCCGGCAGGGCGTCGGCATGATCCAGACGGACGGCCTGCGCGTCGTCGACGCGGACATGTGCGACGTCCCCGCCGACGGCACCACGATCGGCGAGGTCGTCATGCGCGGCAACAACGTCATGGCGGGCTACTTCGAGGACACCGAGGCCACCGCCGAGGCCTTCCGCGGCGGCTGGTTCCACTCCGGGGACCTCGGGGTGCGGCATCCGGACGGCTATGTGGAACTGCGCGACCGGGCCAAGGACATCATCATCTCCGGCGGCGAGAACATCTCGACCGTGGAGGTGGAGCGGGCCCTGGACTCGCACCCCGCGGTGCACGAGGTGGCGGTCGTGGGCGTGCCCGACGAGAAGTGGGGCGAGCGCCCGAAGGCCTTCGTCGTGCTGAGCCCCGCCGCGGACGGGGTGGAGGTGACCGCCCAGGACCTCATCGACCACGTGCGCTCCCGCCTGGCCCGCTTCAAGGCGCCGGACCAGGTCGAGTTCGTCGCCCGCCTGCCGAAGACGTCGACCGGCAAGATTCAGAAGTACGTGCTGCGGGAGCGCCCGGGGCAGGCCTGA
- a CDS encoding maleylpyruvate isomerase family mycothiol-dependent enzyme, translating to MSGAPRPAPHEHAALRALLGAWLLDACSDQESAAVAAHLEHCAPCAAEARYLYPATAALAEPSPHEDAAPHEATAPPPYDGTATAGPTGNQPRPSGDRVTVLAFARRPPAPRAVPPHIRPYTDQVATLDAVLRDLTAEEWDTLTVEGWTVGQLVAHLAATDSLLTEALDAGTRGPLDLPGDTVPARTRAWTSWAVERSPRSIHAAWRAQADALRAVLLGEAALPADAERPLSLAGDPPLPVAHHTTARAFETWIHTRDIALRTGRRLPPPTTRSLSLMSDFGVRLLPLAMRMRGTPLGRRVLRLELTGRGGDTWLLTDPGQAPPTGPPDAHLALDAMEFCLLTGDRLAPAEAAARTRVSGDAALAEAALAAASAFAGP from the coding sequence ATGAGCGGTGCCCCCCGCCCCGCGCCCCACGAACACGCCGCGCTGCGCGCCCTGTTGGGCGCATGGCTGCTCGACGCCTGCTCGGACCAGGAGAGCGCCGCCGTGGCGGCGCACCTGGAGCACTGTGCCCCGTGCGCGGCCGAGGCGCGGTACCTGTACCCGGCCACCGCCGCCCTCGCGGAGCCGTCGCCGCATGAGGACGCGGCACCGCACGAGGCCACCGCGCCGCCCCCGTACGACGGCACCGCCACGGCCGGACCCACCGGGAACCAGCCCCGCCCTTCCGGCGACCGCGTCACGGTCCTCGCCTTCGCCCGCCGACCGCCCGCGCCCCGTGCCGTCCCGCCCCACATCCGTCCGTACACGGACCAGGTGGCCACGCTGGACGCCGTCCTGCGCGACCTGACCGCCGAGGAGTGGGACACCCTCACCGTGGAGGGCTGGACGGTGGGGCAGCTGGTCGCCCACCTCGCCGCGACCGACAGCCTCCTGACCGAGGCGCTCGACGCCGGGACCCGCGGCCCGCTCGACCTGCCGGGCGACACGGTGCCCGCCCGCACCCGGGCCTGGACGTCGTGGGCGGTCGAGCGGTCCCCCCGGTCGATCCACGCGGCGTGGCGCGCGCAGGCCGACGCGCTGCGCGCCGTCCTGCTCGGCGAGGCGGCCCTCCCCGCCGATGCCGAGCGTCCTCTCTCCCTCGCCGGTGACCCCCCGCTGCCCGTGGCCCACCACACCACCGCGCGCGCCTTCGAGACCTGGATCCACACCCGGGACATCGCCCTGCGCACCGGCCGTCGGCTGCCGCCGCCCACCACGCGCTCCCTGTCCCTCATGTCCGACTTCGGCGTCCGCCTGCTCCCGCTCGCCATGCGGATGCGGGGCACACCCCTGGGCCGCCGCGTCCTGCGCCTCGAACTCACCGGCCGCGGCGGTGACACGTGGCTCCTCACCGACCCGGGCCAGGCCCCGCCGACAGGCCCTCCCGACGCCCATCTCGCCCTCGACGCCATGGAGTTCTGTCTCCTCACCGGGGACCGCCTCGCGCCCGCCGAGGCCGCGGCCCGCACCCGCGTCAGCGGGGACGCCGCCCTGGCCGAGGCGGCCCTCGCGGCGGCGTCCGCCTTCGCCGGTCCTTGA
- a CDS encoding sigma-70 family RNA polymerase sigma factor: MASSHQAQPRGGLDEATGAVPEDRLEVQALLLAADEDAFREIYERYSPLVRGLAARITRDHSAADDVVQEVFVRLWESPLSYDPARGPLRAWLGVVAHRRAVDWVRREERHRRTAEPPAPSGHDETAETVTARLEALGVRSAAARLPDTLRTPLLLAYYGSRTYRQVAGDLGIPEGTAKTRLRAALRALAAALAEEGITP; the protein is encoded by the coding sequence ATGGCCTCCTCCCATCAGGCGCAGCCGCGCGGCGGGCTCGACGAGGCGACCGGGGCCGTTCCGGAGGACCGTCTGGAGGTCCAGGCCCTCCTGCTCGCCGCCGACGAAGACGCCTTCCGCGAGATCTACGAGCGGTACTCCCCGCTCGTACGGGGCCTCGCGGCGCGCATCACCCGCGACCACAGCGCCGCCGACGACGTCGTTCAGGAGGTGTTCGTCCGGCTCTGGGAGAGCCCGCTGTCCTACGACCCGGCCCGTGGACCCCTGCGCGCCTGGCTCGGCGTGGTCGCCCACCGGCGCGCCGTCGACTGGGTCCGCCGTGAGGAGCGGCACCGCAGGACCGCCGAGCCACCGGCGCCTTCGGGCCACGACGAGACCGCCGAGACCGTGACCGCGCGCCTTGAGGCGCTCGGTGTACGCTCCGCCGCGGCCCGGCTGCCGGACACCTTGCGCACTCCGCTGCTCCTCGCCTACTACGGAAGCCGTACCTATCGTCAGGTGGCCGGTGACCTCGGCATCCCCGAAGGGACCGCCAAGACCCGCCTGCGGGCCGCCCTGCGCGCACTGGCCGCGGCACTCGCGGAGGAAGGGATCACACCATGA